A single window of [Clostridium] hylemonae DSM 15053 DNA harbors:
- a CDS encoding Na/Pi cotransporter family protein: MDYVNIIIPFVGGLGMFIYGMQIMAQGLENAAGNKMKSLLEVLTKNKLMGVLLGAAITAVIQSSSATTVMVVGFVNAGIMNLSQAMGVIMGANVGTTVTGWLVSSVEWAEFLSPSKLAPIAVMLGVVIMLIGKRRSSKEIASIIVGFGLLFIGITTMSSAVAPLQDSESFRNIFVTLGSSPILGILAGALVTAVIQSSSASVGILQSLAAAGLVPFSAAIYIIMGQNIGTCVTAMLSSMGAKKNAKTAALMHLLFNIIGTVIFSVIAIIYFEVLNPSAGTGVITQTEISMVHTAFNIGTTVLLFPMSNWIIRLAKKIGRVEEAEQDKSKVLLDDRILETPVIALQSTVKEVARMGRIVEDSLDVARNVLFTKSHDDIQFLKDEESTVDRLSAGITAYSIKLSSLQISEREHQDVAHLLQMVSDIERISDYCENISEFAETLYEKKVTFSDIGKEQLEEMLDVCIDSYKYALRAFVEGSREMALKVIEKETKADDLEITLRSRHIKRLTNNQCNTEAGIVFLDTLVCLERISDHARNIAEEVLEQIA; this comes from the coding sequence ATGGACTACGTAAATATTATCATTCCCTTTGTCGGCGGTCTCGGCATGTTCATCTACGGAATGCAGATAATGGCACAGGGCCTGGAAAATGCAGCGGGAAACAAGATGAAGTCTCTGCTGGAGGTATTGACAAAAAACAAGCTGATGGGAGTTCTGCTCGGCGCGGCGATCACGGCGGTGATACAGAGCTCTTCGGCCACGACAGTCATGGTCGTAGGTTTTGTAAACGCAGGTATCATGAACCTGAGTCAGGCAATGGGCGTTATCATGGGGGCCAACGTAGGTACGACAGTGACCGGTTGGCTCGTGTCCTCTGTAGAGTGGGCGGAATTTTTAAGCCCGTCAAAGCTCGCGCCGATCGCGGTCATGCTCGGTGTGGTCATCATGCTCATTGGAAAAAGACGCTCCTCAAAGGAAATAGCTAGTATTATCGTAGGCTTTGGTCTGCTGTTCATCGGTATAACGACCATGTCTTCTGCGGTCGCACCGCTTCAGGATTCCGAGAGTTTCCGAAATATATTTGTGACACTTGGCAGCAGCCCGATCCTTGGCATATTGGCCGGCGCGCTCGTCACGGCGGTCATCCAGAGTTCATCCGCCTCTGTCGGTATCCTGCAGAGTCTTGCGGCGGCAGGGCTCGTGCCGTTCAGCGCGGCAATATACATCATAATGGGGCAGAACATCGGAACATGCGTGACTGCCATGCTTTCCAGTATGGGGGCAAAGAAGAATGCGAAGACAGCAGCTCTTATGCATCTGCTGTTTAATATAATCGGCACAGTGATATTCAGCGTGATCGCCATCATATACTTTGAGGTGCTGAATCCATCTGCAGGTACGGGAGTGATCACTCAGACAGAGATAAGTATGGTGCATACGGCATTCAATATCGGAACCACAGTGCTTCTGTTCCCAATGTCCAACTGGATCATCAGGCTGGCCAAGAAGATCGGAAGGGTGGAAGAGGCTGAGCAGGACAAGAGCAAAGTTCTTCTGGACGACCGTATTCTGGAAACACCTGTCATAGCACTTCAGTCAACCGTAAAGGAAGTCGCGCGTATGGGCAGGATAGTGGAAGACTCACTGGATGTGGCAAGAAATGTTCTGTTTACGAAAAGCCATGACGATATCCAGTTTTTGAAAGACGAAGAATCCACGGTGGACAGGCTGAGCGCAGGGATCACCGCATATTCCATTAAACTAAGTTCCCTTCAGATCAGCGAGAGGGAGCATCAGGATGTGGCCCATCTGCTACAGATGGTATCAGATATAGAAAGAATCAGCGATTATTGTGAAAATATATCCGAGTTCGCTGAGACACTTTACGAGAAAAAAGTGACCTTTTCCGATATCGGAAAAGAACAGCTGGAAGAGATGCTGGATGTGTGTATTGACAGTTACAAATACGCACTGCGGGCATTTGTGGAAGGAAGCAGGGAAATGGCCCTGAAGGTGATCGAAAAAGAGACAAAGGCAGATGATCTGGAGATCACACTCCGAAGCAGACATATCAAACGGCTGACGAACAACCAGTGTAATACAGAGGCAGGAATCGTTTTCCTGGACACGCTCGTCTGTCTGGAACGTATCTCGGACCACGCCAGAAATATTGCAGAAGAAGTATTAGAGCAGATCGCATAA
- a CDS encoding PadR family transcriptional regulator: MIFPMNTPMFDLLVLAVVEKEDSYGYQISQVIKQVSNTKDSTLYPVLRRLQEQRYLTAYDQPYQGRNRKYYRITDEGRQTFEMLSEEWSLYKNAVDDIVKGGMNIE; the protein is encoded by the coding sequence ATGATATTCCCAATGAATACACCAATGTTTGACTTGCTTGTCCTCGCGGTAGTAGAAAAGGAAGACTCCTACGGATACCAGATAAGCCAGGTGATAAAGCAGGTTTCAAACACAAAGGACTCCACACTGTACCCGGTCCTGCGCAGGCTTCAGGAACAGCGGTATCTGACAGCTTACGACCAGCCCTACCAGGGCAGAAACCGGAAATACTACAGGATTACAGACGAAGGAAGACAGACTTTTGAAATGCTCAGCGAGGAATGGTCACTGTATAAAAATGCAGTCGACGATATAGTTAAGGGAGGTATGAACATTGAATAG
- a CDS encoding leucine-rich repeat protein — protein MKKKYRITKRFVSLLVVLALVVTLVPAAVLAQDAPTMESAAVTVDAISEGMDVIPVPFGTMQDAIPFPLLTAGGVSLDSVTWEAETYDAQQPGGYVFTAALPEGYMPPDGQADISVTVTVAEPQGTAGETIQANDETPSPVPEETVTGQPSQPPNGIAPSAPETAPVVVSAFDEIEPAAYEIAVGGGLPALPEMLKAADADGETIAIEGVIWEADNFDANTPGEYVFTAKLPEGYAAAPEAEAPQITVTVTEPPLAVSAFGAEETVTVISVYLGDDKWDNPVYYDVDEIHSAADLGLPDSLVGTNEKNQTIEIAGVTWECAAFNADTLGTYTFQLALPAGYTAAGETTTITVVLYNEFAAGGLQYWILTEAPEGAVALAGWAGAPQVSLKVPAAVSNGGSSYRVTEVVPNAFENDGAIKNLDLSGADNLTEIGAYAFADCRATNPLTIPANVVRIGNCAFAGGYFFALNLQGAARLTTIGIFAFSNLRIKGTVTIPGGVTSIGSLAFENCESLEVLDLSAFRGTLGESVFSDCRRLSTVIFGQAEAPKLPDDTFEDAGLSGGYIHCPKGATGYEKVLGLFSGGWSLDYLDIHTVTVNGAVGGTGWVASGSTGGAGGIVSLGAQPQSGYAFVRWDTEPAVTWLDGTNQYDAGAFFSMPDRDVVVTPVFSLMYGLSGTVSANGRPTPGGLQVTLYNAAGKRVGSAATNADGKYTFSGLTAGTYQVTVMGATISDIQYYQTTREFELTDRDRTDADVALETGVTQVGFVSAKANGTQNLDTSTQIDLRFDVPVPLTKNCVALKFNDGGAADVIRLVDEGQLKTDWVLEIGNVVTPANKGYVGGQRDRRSAAGLSIHRRRVGQPETVHCEPPAGASLHHRRKL, from the coding sequence ATGAAGAAAAAATACAGAATAACAAAACGGTTTGTGAGCCTGCTGGTCGTGCTGGCGCTGGTTGTGACACTGGTGCCCGCCGCAGTGCTGGCGCAGGACGCGCCTACAATGGAGAGTGCAGCCGTAACGGTTGACGCGATCTCGGAAGGGATGGACGTGATTCCGGTGCCGTTTGGAACGATGCAGGATGCGATCCCCTTCCCCCTGCTGACAGCGGGCGGCGTATCGCTTGACAGCGTTACGTGGGAGGCTGAAACATACGACGCGCAGCAACCGGGCGGTTATGTATTTACCGCCGCGCTGCCGGAGGGATATATGCCCCCGGACGGACAGGCGGACATCTCCGTGACCGTGACGGTAGCCGAGCCGCAAGGGACAGCCGGGGAAACAATACAGGCGAACGACGAAACGCCCTCGCCCGTGCCGGAGGAAACGGTAACCGGGCAACCCAGCCAGCCACCGAACGGCATTGCTCCATCCGCGCCGGAAACGGCCCCCGTAGTGGTGTCGGCGTTTGACGAAATTGAACCGGCAGCCTACGAGATCGCCGTAGGCGGAGGACTGCCCGCGCTGCCTGAAATGCTTAAGGCAGCGGACGCAGACGGCGAAACCATCGCCATCGAGGGCGTGATATGGGAGGCCGACAATTTTGACGCAAACACGCCGGGCGAATACGTGTTCACGGCTAAGCTGCCGGAGGGGTATGCAGCCGCGCCGGAAGCAGAAGCACCGCAAATCACCGTGACAGTAACGGAGCCGCCCCTTGCGGTATCCGCGTTCGGCGCGGAGGAAACGGTGACCGTAATCTCTGTATACCTTGGAGATGATAAGTGGGACAATCCCGTATATTATGACGTGGACGAAATCCATTCCGCGGCGGACCTCGGGCTGCCCGATTCACTCGTGGGCACGAATGAAAAGAATCAAACGATCGAGATCGCCGGGGTGACATGGGAATGCGCGGCATTCAACGCGGACACGCTGGGAACCTACACGTTTCAACTGGCGCTTCCGGCGGGATATACGGCCGCCGGGGAAACGACGACGATCACCGTCGTGCTTTATAATGAATTTGCCGCAGGCGGGCTGCAATACTGGATACTCACCGAAGCGCCCGAAGGCGCCGTTGCCCTGGCGGGCTGGGCGGGCGCACCGCAGGTGTCGCTCAAGGTGCCCGCCGCCGTGAGCAACGGCGGCAGCAGCTACCGGGTGACCGAGGTCGTCCCGAACGCCTTTGAGAATGACGGTGCCATCAAAAACCTGGATCTCTCCGGCGCGGATAACCTGACCGAAATCGGGGCATACGCCTTTGCAGATTGCAGGGCAACCAATCCCCTGACCATCCCGGCCAATGTGGTCCGTATCGGAAACTGCGCTTTTGCGGGTGGGTACTTTTTCGCGCTGAATTTGCAGGGTGCCGCCAGACTGACGACCATTGGGATATTTGCGTTTAGCAACCTCAGGATAAAGGGAACGGTTACGATCCCCGGCGGCGTCACCTCGATCGGTTCACTCGCCTTTGAAAACTGTGAGTCTCTCGAAGTGCTTGATTTATCCGCCTTTCGGGGCACGCTGGGCGAGTCTGTATTTTCGGATTGCCGACGACTTTCAACCGTCATTTTCGGGCAGGCCGAGGCGCCAAAGCTGCCCGACGATACGTTTGAGGATGCCGGCTTAAGCGGCGGTTACATTCACTGCCCGAAGGGCGCGACAGGCTACGAAAAGGTGCTCGGGCTTTTCTCCGGCGGGTGGAGCCTGGATTACCTCGACATCCATACCGTGACGGTCAACGGTGCTGTTGGCGGCACGGGCTGGGTAGCTTCTGGCTCCACCGGCGGCGCGGGCGGTATTGTCAGCCTGGGTGCACAGCCGCAAAGCGGCTACGCTTTCGTACGCTGGGATACGGAACCCGCCGTGACATGGCTAGACGGCACAAACCAATACGATGCTGGAGCCTTTTTCTCCATGCCCGATCGGGACGTCGTCGTCACGCCGGTTTTTTCCCTCATGTACGGCCTATCCGGGACGGTGAGTGCGAACGGCCGCCCGACGCCGGGCGGCCTGCAGGTCACGCTGTACAACGCCGCCGGGAAAAGGGTGGGGAGTGCCGCCACGAACGCCGACGGCAAATATACTTTTTCCGGCCTTACGGCCGGGACGTATCAGGTGACGGTGATGGGCGCTACCATCAGCGACATTCAATACTATCAAACGACCCGGGAATTTGAGCTGACCGACCGGGACAGAACGGACGCCGACGTCGCGCTTGAAACCGGCGTCACCCAGGTCGGCTTTGTTTCCGCAAAGGCGAACGGAACCCAAAACCTGGATACCAGCACGCAGATCGACCTGCGGTTCGACGTGCCCGTGCCGCTCACAAAGAACTGCGTCGCGCTTAAATTCAACGATGGCGGCGCGGCCGATGTGATCCGCCTTGTGGACGAGGGGCAATTGAAAACAGATTGGGTGCTGGAGATCGGCAATGTAGTAACGCCCGCAAATAAGGGCTATGTGGGGGGGCAGCGTGACCGTCGCTCTGCCGCAGGGCTATCAATTCACCGGCGGCGCGTTGGGCAACCTGAAACTGTTCACTGTGAACCGCCAGCTGGAGCCTCCCTCCATCACCGCCGCAAGCTATGA
- a CDS encoding ABC transporter ATP-binding protein — translation MAKVIEVRDLYKLYRVGDEIVRALDGLDFSIYEGEFCAIVGTSGSGKSTLLNMLAGLEKPTKGSVVIGGQHIETLNEEQLVKFRRENVGFIFQSFHLLGTLNALENVALPLSFRGMSKEKRLKKADEMLDLVKLKKHKNHRPNQMSGGQQQRVGVARALVVDPKIIFADEPTGNLDSHTSEEVMSLMQQVVREQKKTLVMVTHDSHLATYADRIFHIRDGNIINIEENRRKETVEGGLSL, via the coding sequence ATGGCAAAGGTAATTGAGGTAAGGGATTTGTACAAATTATACCGGGTAGGAGATGAGATTGTACGTGCTCTTGACGGCCTTGATTTCAGTATCTATGAAGGAGAGTTCTGCGCCATCGTCGGCACGTCAGGTTCCGGAAAGTCGACATTGCTTAACATGCTGGCGGGACTTGAAAAGCCCACAAAAGGCAGCGTCGTGATCGGCGGACAGCATATCGAGACGCTGAATGAAGAACAGCTCGTAAAGTTCCGCCGCGAAAATGTAGGGTTTATCTTCCAGTCATTTCATCTTCTCGGTACATTGAATGCTCTGGAAAATGTGGCGCTTCCGTTAAGTTTCCGGGGAATGTCCAAGGAAAAGAGACTGAAAAAGGCAGATGAGATGCTCGACCTGGTCAAGCTGAAAAAACACAAGAATCACAGACCTAACCAGATGTCGGGCGGGCAGCAGCAGCGGGTCGGGGTGGCGAGGGCGCTCGTGGTGGACCCGAAGATCATATTTGCCGACGAGCCGACCGGGAATCTGGATTCCCACACATCCGAGGAGGTCATGAGCCTTATGCAGCAGGTCGTGCGGGAGCAGAAAAAGACGCTTGTGATGGTGACGCACGATTCCCATCTGGCGACATACGCTGACCGGATCTTTCATATAAGAGACGGAAATATTATAAACATAGAAGAAAACAGAAGAAAAGAAACTGTTGAGGGAGGATTATCATTATGA
- a CDS encoding DUF1700 domain-containing protein — MNRADYMKSLEHGLKRLPKEDYDRAISYFEEYFEEAGPDNEKQAIEDLGSPAMAADQIIRDFAVENAEKPTKNVKRSFSAVWVGILAVFAAPVGLPLAFAAAALGLAFILVIVSLIFAVFCTALAFAASSVPAVMAGIWFLFTSPASGIATIGAGLIGAGIGIWVIIGCITLCRWFLNTMTKLFGRIAKGGNRHEK, encoded by the coding sequence TTGAATAGGGCAGATTACATGAAGAGCCTGGAGCATGGCCTTAAGCGGCTTCCAAAAGAGGACTATGACCGGGCCATCAGCTATTTTGAAGAATATTTTGAGGAGGCAGGGCCGGATAATGAGAAACAGGCAATCGAAGATCTTGGGTCGCCCGCGATGGCCGCAGACCAGATCATCCGGGATTTCGCCGTGGAGAACGCTGAAAAACCGACGAAGAATGTTAAGAGAAGTTTCTCCGCCGTATGGGTGGGTATTCTGGCCGTCTTTGCGGCGCCTGTAGGGCTTCCGCTTGCATTTGCGGCCGCGGCGTTGGGCCTGGCTTTTATCCTCGTGATCGTATCACTTATATTTGCAGTGTTCTGTACTGCTCTGGCATTTGCAGCTTCGTCTGTTCCTGCTGTTATGGCCGGCATATGGTTCCTCTTTACCTCACCCGCCAGCGGGATCGCTACGATAGGCGCAGGGCTCATCGGCGCAGGCATCGGTATCTGGGTCATCATCGGCTGCATCACACTTTGCAGATGGTTCCTAAATACAATGACAAAACTATTCGGAAGGATCGCTAAGGGAGGAAACAGACATGAAAAATAA
- a CDS encoding response regulator transcription factor → MDDKGTVLLVEDDKAIMRTNRRILERDGFRVLCAQTLAQARTQLKSQPDVLVLDIMLPDGSGLDFCGEIRRHTAAPVLFLTALDEQHEVIKGLKSGGNDYITKPYSVDEFAARVSAQYDLARRVRQSAGREHLLTCGALELDVIAQRAYMSSQDMLLTQKEFALLMYLMQNRSKDTSPQLLYETVWRQPMADDDSAVKNTVYRLRKKLEGSGYTITTRRGEGYRFEEVL, encoded by the coding sequence ATGGATGACAAAGGCACAGTCCTTCTTGTGGAGGATGACAAAGCGATCATGCGCACGAACCGGCGCATACTGGAACGAGACGGCTTTAGGGTGCTGTGCGCCCAGACTCTGGCACAGGCGCGCACACAGCTCAAGAGCCAGCCAGATGTGCTGGTGCTGGATATCATGCTGCCGGATGGCAGCGGTCTGGATTTCTGTGGAGAGATTCGCAGGCATACTGCCGCCCCGGTGCTGTTCTTGACGGCGCTGGATGAACAGCATGAGGTTATCAAAGGGCTGAAGTCCGGCGGAAACGACTATATCACAAAGCCCTACAGTGTGGATGAATTTGCAGCGCGGGTCAGCGCGCAGTATGACCTTGCCCGGAGGGTCCGGCAAAGTGCCGGGCGGGAACACCTGCTGACTTGCGGCGCCCTGGAGCTGGATGTGATTGCCCAGCGTGCCTATATGTCCAGCCAGGATATGCTGCTGACGCAAAAGGAATTTGCGCTGCTTATGTATCTCATGCAAAACAGGAGTAAAGACACCAGCCCACAGCTGCTCTATGAAACAGTGTGGCGTCAGCCAATGGCAGATGATGACAGCGCAGTGAAAAACACAGTCTATCGTCTGCGCAAGAAGCTGGAAGGCTCCGGCTACACCATCACGACCCGCAGGGGCGAGGGTTACCGTTTTGAAGAGGTACTATAG
- a CDS encoding ABC transporter permease, with translation MNWMDLLRMSGSNLKRRKLRTFLTVLGVVIGTASIVVMISLGLGMQQSLYKEVEQSGGLTTITVTGKDAGQSMMAYSGQENSDESTQYVTDRTIKQLSELGHVTTAAPVYEMSVIMLKGKYEAYIQLVGMTPEGLKAKNIELGEGSLPKQGGSQLDILYGNTVITNFSERNSQSSYWDTGELPEIDLMKDSVFLILDQDGYFRSQEQSFGNSDSGGNESGGPGESQPSQPVKKHAVTASGIVAGGPDDYNANAYSAFCDLETLKKVLKKDFSGRTVPGQPTTKSGKPYKEFCYTSAQVKVDDIDKVEEVSSIIREMGYNTQTNAEYLDSMKSQFAIVQAVLGGIGAVSLLVAAIGIANTMMMSIYERTKEIGVIKVLGCSLKNIKQMFLLEAAFIGLIGGLVGNILSFIMSGIINFLTGNGSAMGIDGNISYIPWWLVLLSMGFAVFVGVAAGYFPSLRAMRLSPLAAIRSE, from the coding sequence ATGAATTGGATGGACCTTCTGAGGATGAGCGGGAGTAACCTCAAAAGAAGAAAGCTCAGGACGTTTCTGACTGTTCTCGGAGTCGTCATCGGTACAGCATCCATTGTAGTAATGATTTCTCTTGGACTTGGAATGCAGCAGTCGTTATATAAAGAAGTAGAGCAGTCAGGGGGCCTCACGACCATAACCGTAACGGGAAAAGACGCGGGGCAGTCTATGATGGCCTATTCCGGACAGGAAAATTCTGACGAATCTACCCAGTATGTGACAGACCGGACGATAAAGCAGCTTTCAGAGCTGGGGCATGTAACGACGGCCGCCCCTGTATATGAAATGTCGGTGATCATGCTTAAGGGAAAATACGAGGCGTACATACAGCTTGTCGGTATGACCCCGGAGGGGCTCAAGGCCAAGAACATTGAACTCGGCGAAGGAAGCCTTCCGAAGCAGGGAGGAAGCCAGCTTGATATACTGTACGGCAATACAGTGATAACTAACTTTTCGGAAAGAAATTCCCAGAGCAGTTATTGGGATACGGGAGAACTGCCGGAAATTGATCTTATGAAAGACTCCGTGTTCCTTATTCTGGATCAGGACGGCTACTTCAGGAGCCAGGAACAGTCTTTTGGAAATTCGGACAGCGGTGGAAATGAATCCGGGGGACCCGGTGAAAGCCAGCCGTCCCAGCCGGTCAAGAAACATGCTGTTACGGCGAGCGGTATTGTTGCCGGCGGTCCGGATGATTATAATGCCAACGCTTACAGCGCCTTTTGTGATCTGGAGACATTGAAAAAGGTGCTGAAAAAAGATTTTTCCGGAAGAACTGTGCCCGGGCAGCCTACGACTAAATCAGGCAAACCGTACAAAGAATTCTGCTATACATCGGCACAGGTGAAAGTGGATGATATAGACAAGGTAGAAGAAGTATCGTCCATCATACGCGAGATGGGATACAATACACAGACAAATGCAGAGTATCTGGACAGCATGAAAAGCCAGTTTGCCATCGTGCAGGCTGTACTTGGAGGAATCGGCGCGGTATCACTTCTTGTCGCGGCGATCGGAATCGCCAACACGATGATGATGTCAATCTATGAGCGCACGAAAGAGATAGGCGTTATAAAAGTGCTCGGGTGCAGTCTGAAGAATATAAAGCAGATGTTTCTGTTGGAAGCGGCATTCATTGGCCTGATCGGCGGATTGGTGGGAAATATACTGAGTTTTATCATGTCCGGAATCATCAACTTTCTCACCGGAAACGGTTCGGCTATGGGGATCGACGGAAATATATCATACATTCCGTGGTGGCTCGTTCTGCTCTCCATGGGCTTTGCAGTATTCGTAGGTGTAGCCGCAGGATATTTCCCGTCGCTGCGGGCCATGAGGCTAAGTCCGCTGGCAGCGATACGAAGCGAATAA
- a CDS encoding DUF4097 family beta strand repeat-containing protein — translation MKNKRRIWLISFLCVGAGIVILILGLMLGGRPGFYIDGSGIHSAAENGGKRNYVKNEKELQEFTDIDIDLDYADFQIIPSDTFKIEYCLDGTKDPVCTVKDGRLTVREADYKRIFNFTFISPMSDDFTDSYVKLYIPENAVFDTIKILTEDGDILLPALKSDTLDLESDYGDITVKDFEGRRLFAELEDGSFSSKGIKVDELKLSNEYGDIALQDAKCAYLEAGLTDGDFTADSLSSDRLEIDSEYGDVFLGLSSTVKEYDLDLSTEYGSIQVPQYDVIYGDDGSQCRVANSSGKTVKVSSEDGDIQVFDAR, via the coding sequence ATGAAAAATAAGAGAAGAATATGGTTGATATCTTTTCTCTGCGTCGGAGCGGGGATCGTGATACTGATACTTGGATTGATGCTGGGGGGCCGCCCCGGCTTCTATATCGACGGCAGCGGAATCCATTCTGCGGCAGAAAACGGCGGAAAACGCAACTACGTCAAAAACGAGAAAGAACTGCAGGAATTTACCGATATTGACATAGACCTGGATTATGCTGACTTCCAGATCATTCCATCTGATACTTTCAAAATCGAATACTGTCTGGACGGGACAAAGGATCCGGTATGTACTGTCAAAGACGGACGGCTGACAGTAAGAGAAGCCGATTACAAACGCATTTTCAACTTTACATTTATTTCTCCGATGTCAGACGATTTTACCGACAGCTATGTAAAGCTTTATATCCCGGAGAATGCGGTATTTGACACGATAAAGATACTGACAGAAGACGGCGACATTCTGCTGCCGGCCTTAAAGTCAGATACGCTGGACCTTGAATCAGACTACGGGGACATAACTGTGAAAGATTTTGAAGGCAGAAGACTCTTTGCGGAGCTTGAGGATGGTTCTTTTTCCAGTAAAGGGATAAAAGTGGATGAATTAAAGCTTTCCAATGAATACGGTGATATCGCGCTTCAAGATGCAAAGTGCGCTTATCTTGAAGCCGGCTTAACCGACGGTGACTTTACGGCAGACAGTCTCTCTTCCGACAGGCTGGAGATCGACAGTGAATACGGGGATGTTTTTCTCGGTCTATCCAGTACGGTCAAAGAATATGATCTGGACCTTTCAACAGAATACGGCAGTATTCAAGTGCCGCAATATGATGTGATATACGGGGACGACGGAAGTCAGTGCCGTGTGGCTAACTCATCTGGAAAAACCGTGAAGGTAAGCTCCGAAGACGGGGATATCCAGGTGTTTGACGCCAGATGA
- a CDS encoding COG1361 S-layer family protein: protein MKTIKKLLAALIVSAVTASTFLPFPAKAAGDQITLETSGVLTYQYQKPQKFVVNVKNNTDSEIKNIVVSPDMKDDVSQWPFKTEAQKYTAKIDALAAKETKPVEFNFTERDDVPSTRYTLLFNFTADGGISGSQSFYVLTTAKPEDKKNNSGQDEQRRPAQVQTSSGSGEGVPASADAGGFSNGGASYSGGGEEGSGSTGSVPRVIVTGFDTDPAEVRAGSNFKLTVHLKNTSKATRVSNMLFDLKAPTEGADEQTTSPAFLPSSGSSSIYLDGIKAGGAADITIQLNAKADLLQKPYSIDLSMKYEDGNAAQIEGASSISIPVKQDARFEFSEFEISPETITVGEEANVMCSLYNLGRIKLYNVKASFEGKCVKKAETFIGNVESGATASIDATLEGTKESAGSEKVTMTLSYEDEAGKVSTMTKDLQIEVGPEGMNDMPAAEMEETEQGGLPVIPIAIAVIIVAAAAAAVIIIKKKKKKQMADKEEELLNELDGPSEDERE, encoded by the coding sequence ATGAAGACAATAAAGAAACTGCTGGCCGCGCTGATCGTATCCGCCGTAACGGCTTCCACATTTCTGCCGTTTCCGGCGAAAGCTGCGGGTGATCAGATAACATTGGAGACGTCGGGGGTTCTGACTTACCAGTATCAGAAGCCGCAGAAGTTTGTAGTGAATGTGAAAAATAATACTGATTCGGAGATCAAGAATATTGTTGTGTCTCCTGATATGAAAGATGATGTCAGCCAGTGGCCGTTTAAGACAGAAGCACAGAAATATACGGCCAAAATAGATGCGTTGGCTGCAAAGGAGACGAAACCGGTTGAATTCAACTTTACCGAGCGGGACGATGTGCCAAGCACACGTTACACGCTGCTGTTTAACTTTACGGCAGACGGCGGCATTTCAGGAAGCCAGTCTTTTTATGTACTGACAACGGCTAAGCCTGAGGATAAGAAAAATAATTCCGGACAGGACGAACAGCGTCGGCCGGCTCAGGTGCAGACCAGCTCCGGCAGCGGGGAAGGGGTTCCGGCATCTGCCGATGCGGGCGGATTCAGCAACGGGGGCGCATCCTACAGCGGCGGCGGAGAAGAAGGTTCCGGCAGCACCGGGTCTGTTCCGAGAGTGATAGTGACGGGTTTTGACACAGACCCTGCGGAGGTGCGGGCAGGCAGCAACTTTAAGCTGACGGTGCATTTGAAAAATACATCCAAGGCGACACGTGTGAGCAATATGCTTTTTGATTTGAAGGCTCCTACAGAAGGCGCGGATGAGCAGACAACGTCACCGGCCTTTCTTCCGTCCTCCGGCTCCAGTTCTATCTATCTGGACGGCATAAAGGCCGGCGGCGCTGCGGATATAACGATCCAGCTCAATGCCAAGGCTGATCTGCTCCAGAAGCCGTACAGCATAGACCTGAGCATGAAATACGAAGACGGAAATGCAGCGCAGATAGAAGGCGCGTCCAGCATCTCCATACCGGTGAAGCAGGATGCCAGGTTTGAATTCAGTGAATTTGAGATCAGCCCGGAGACGATCACGGTCGGAGAAGAGGCAAATGTTATGTGCAGTCTGTACAATCTGGGCAGAATAAAGCTGTATAACGTAAAAGCTTCCTTTGAGGGCAAATGCGTCAAAAAGGCGGAGACATTTATAGGGAATGTGGAATCCGGAGCAACCGCCTCCATAGACGCCACGCTGGAAGGGACAAAAGAGAGCGCAGGCAGTGAAAAAGTGACGATGACGCTGAGTTATGAAGATGAGGCGGGAAAGGTCTCTACCATGACAAAGGACCTTCAGATCGAGGTCGGTCCTGAAGGGATGAATGATATGCCGGCGGCAGAGATGGAAGAGACAGAGCAGGGGGGCTTGCCTGTTATTCCGATCGCCATCGCGGTCATCATTGTGGCAGCGGCAGCGGCGGCAGTCATTATCATAAAGAAAAAGAAGAAAAAACAGATGGCGGATAAAGAGGAGGAATTGCTGAATGAATTGGATGGACCTTCTGAGGATGAGCGGGAGTAA